From Psychroflexus torquis ATCC 700755, the proteins below share one genomic window:
- a CDS encoding YitT family protein has product MKRILSEIFQIAIGIFLASIGLKMFLIPNGFLDGGATGIAILLSELFDIDISFFLILVSIPFLTLAWFSLSKRIFTKSLISIILLAVIIHFENFASVTEDKLLIAIFGGLFLGAGIGLSIRNGAVLDGSEVLGIVVNERFGISIGRVILFFNVILFGSTALLLSLEIAMYSILTFIVTAKVIDVMIEGFEDYVGLMIVSENTTSINEELIRVVGTGTTLYRGSGGFGKRGLQAKNDIIHTVINRIDIRRTYNLIDSIDKNAFIIEFDVNHIKGGIYTKVLSKEGLKKLSPTKN; this is encoded by the coding sequence ATGAAGAGAATTTTATCAGAGATTTTTCAAATTGCAATAGGTATTTTCCTTGCTAGTATAGGGCTTAAAATGTTTTTAATTCCCAATGGGTTTCTAGATGGTGGTGCAACAGGGATTGCCATATTACTGAGTGAACTATTCGATATTGATATTTCCTTTTTCCTCATACTTGTCAGTATTCCATTCCTCACTTTAGCATGGTTTAGCTTGTCTAAGCGAATTTTCACAAAATCATTAATTTCAATAATCTTATTAGCAGTAATTATCCATTTTGAAAACTTCGCTTCGGTCACAGAAGATAAACTTCTCATCGCAATTTTCGGTGGCCTTTTCTTAGGGGCTGGGATTGGATTATCTATTAGAAATGGCGCTGTCTTAGACGGTTCAGAAGTATTGGGAATAGTCGTAAATGAACGTTTTGGAATTAGCATAGGAAGGGTCATCCTCTTTTTTAATGTGATTTTATTTGGATCTACTGCCTTGTTACTTTCTCTTGAAATAGCGATGTACTCTATATTGACTTTTATTGTTACCGCTAAGGTTATCGATGTTATGATTGAAGGTTTTGAAGATTACGTGGGCTTAATGATTGTTTCTGAAAATACAACTTCAATTAACGAAGAGCTTATCAGGGTTGTAGGAACAGGAACCACATTATATAGGGGATCGGGAGGTTTTGGAAAAAGAGGTCTTCAAGCTAAAAATGATATCATCCATACAGTCATCAATAGGATTGATATCAGAAGAACATATAATTTAATTGATTCTATAGATAAGAATGCCTTTATTATTGAATTCGATGTGAACCACATCAAAGGGGGCATTTATACAAAAGTTCTTTCTAAAGAAGGTCTAAAAAAGTTATCACCAACAAAAAATTAA
- a CDS encoding SLC13 family permease yields MRKSKPYIFKLLGPLAFVLFQFIKPPEGLNPVAFMLLGITVWMAIWWVFEVVPIAVTALLPIILFPIFNILSISETTAQYGHKFVFLYLGGFILAAAIERWNLHRRIALHIINAIGSKASYLILGFMLSTAFLSMWISNTATTVMMLPIAIAIANQIKEQNQIEDKSTSNFSKALMLSIAYSASIGGLATLIGTPPNLVLAGVLENTYAIKIGFFEWMTFALPVSLILLFICWKYLTLVAFKLKHMKFTVGKDQVKNMISKLGEFSYEEKVVGLVFLFAALGWIFRGLLEKLIPGLDDTIIAICAAMLLFLIPSRESGKKLLTWKEAVKIPWGIIILFGGGMALAKGFTETGLANWIATQITLFEGLSMIVFMLLVATLVNFLTEVTSNLATTAMLLPILSPVALSFDMHPFLVMFAVTLSASCAFMLPVATPPNAIVFGSNYLKVSDMVKKGFLMNIISIIVITLAVYYYMPVVFGLDSLSFPEALK; encoded by the coding sequence TTGCGAAAATCAAAACCATATATCTTTAAACTCTTAGGCCCTTTAGCCTTTGTACTATTTCAATTTATCAAACCACCAGAAGGTTTAAATCCAGTTGCTTTTATGCTATTGGGTATTACGGTTTGGATGGCCATTTGGTGGGTTTTTGAAGTAGTTCCTATTGCGGTTACGGCACTTTTGCCAATTATATTATTTCCGATTTTCAACATACTCTCTATTTCTGAAACCACGGCTCAATATGGACATAAATTTGTGTTTTTGTACTTAGGAGGTTTTATTTTAGCAGCAGCTATAGAGCGATGGAATTTACATCGTAGAATCGCACTTCACATCATAAATGCAATTGGCTCGAAAGCTTCTTATTTAATTTTAGGGTTTATGCTATCCACCGCATTTTTATCGATGTGGATTTCAAATACTGCTACTACTGTAATGATGCTTCCTATCGCTATTGCTATAGCCAACCAAATCAAAGAGCAAAACCAAATTGAAGATAAATCAACTTCCAATTTTTCAAAGGCGTTGATGCTTTCTATCGCTTATAGTGCATCGATTGGTGGGCTTGCAACGCTTATTGGAACACCGCCTAACTTGGTTTTGGCTGGAGTTTTAGAAAACACGTATGCCATTAAAATCGGCTTTTTTGAATGGATGACTTTTGCATTACCAGTGTCCTTAATTTTACTTTTTATATGTTGGAAATATTTAACGCTGGTGGCATTTAAGCTAAAACACATGAAATTTACCGTTGGCAAAGACCAAGTAAAAAACATGATTTCTAAATTAGGGGAGTTTTCATATGAAGAAAAAGTCGTCGGACTGGTTTTTCTTTTTGCTGCTTTGGGTTGGATATTTAGAGGGCTATTGGAAAAGCTAATTCCAGGTCTTGATGATACCATAATAGCAATATGTGCAGCAATGTTGCTATTTTTAATTCCTTCCAGAGAAAGCGGAAAAAAACTATTAACTTGGAAAGAGGCTGTAAAAATACCGTGGGGAATTATCATCCTTTTCGGTGGAGGTATGGCTTTGGCCAAAGGCTTTACAGAAACTGGTCTAGCAAATTGGATCGCTACTCAAATTACATTATTTGAAGGGTTAAGTATGATTGTTTTTATGCTCTTGGTAGCGACCTTGGTTAATTTCCTTACAGAAGTGACTTCCAATTTGGCGACTACTGCCATGTTACTTCCTATTCTTTCTCCTGTAGCACTTAGCTTCGACATGCATCCCTTTTTAGTGATGTTTGCAGTGACCTTATCCGCTTCCTGTGCTTTTATGTTGCCTGTGGCCACACCTCCAAATGCTATTGTTTTTGGGTCCAACTACCTTAAAGTGTCAGACATGGTTAAGAAAGGCTTCCTGATGAATATTATTTCTATTATTGTGATCACACTGGCGGTTTACTATTATATGCCGGTCGTCTTTGGTTTGGATAGTTTGAGTTTCCCTGAAGCTTTAAAATAG
- a CDS encoding MCP four helix bundle domain-containing protein has translation MGFYNKLKWVLGILMVFVIIVSTNLIDRNNFIRVRDSVVTIYEDRLVATDLIFEMSEAVHTKELAIALVDSIYYTRQNKEVNQEIGELISRYESTRLTENESKIFKELKNNLETLKTLEITYIKSKFKQKDLLNQRISELKQNLSELSKIQISEGKRQMSISKKAIDIVELFTHIEIYLLVFLAIIIQIIVMYKPKKK, from the coding sequence ATGGGTTTTTATAATAAACTGAAATGGGTTCTAGGTATTTTAATGGTTTTTGTTATTATCGTTTCAACAAATTTAATCGATAGAAATAATTTTATTCGTGTTAGGGATTCGGTTGTTACCATTTATGAAGATAGACTTGTAGCTACAGATTTGATTTTTGAAATGTCGGAAGCCGTCCATACCAAAGAGCTAGCGATAGCTTTAGTGGACTCGATCTATTATACGAGGCAAAACAAAGAGGTAAACCAAGAGATAGGGGAGTTGATCTCGAGATATGAGTCAACGAGGCTAACTGAAAACGAAAGCAAGATTTTTAAGGAGCTTAAGAATAATCTTGAGACTTTAAAGACTTTAGAAATCACTTATATCAAGTCAAAATTTAAGCAAAAAGACCTCTTAAATCAGCGCATTTCAGAATTGAAGCAAAACTTATCTGAGTTGTCTAAAATCCAGATCAGTGAGGGAAAAAGACAGATGTCTATCAGCAAAAAAGCTATCGATATAGTTGAATTGTTTACTCATATTGAAATCTACTTACTCGTTTTTTTAGCGATTATAATTCAGATTATCGTGATGTATAAACCGAAAAAAAAATAA
- a CDS encoding T9SS type A sorting domain-containing protein — protein sequence MKFLAFIFVVLISTVQLVGQNLSQNSTGSFTFTPTGPLSNQPVEVYYHIPNGDISTMPIVMSFHGSSRNGSDYRDYWITMANANGFMVFAPEFSDSNYPGLGDSYLMANIFDDGDNPSLSSYNNPDEWTFSVLDPIFEDIKSDISGTQEVYNGWGHSGGAQFLHRFIMYMPSSKLDVAVCSNAGWYTVPENTVSFPYGILNGQLPSSTLITAFSKKLIVHLGQNDTDPNSPGLRRNNVVDNQQGIHRLERGQYFFSTSQSIAQGLNTAFNWEKHEVAGIGHDAQQMANAALPYILMRTLSPTEYESKTDVNLYPNPTSNHIFFDNSSVRLKKVKLYTSHGQFVKTFEFSTFEKSQKINLSDLNSGLYILKINENYIKLLKK from the coding sequence GTGAAATTTCTAGCATTCATATTTGTAGTTTTGATATCGACGGTTCAACTTGTTGGGCAAAATTTAAGTCAAAACAGCACAGGTTCATTTACATTCACACCAACAGGTCCCTTGAGTAATCAACCTGTAGAAGTTTATTACCATATCCCCAATGGCGATATTAGCACGATGCCTATTGTAATGTCCTTTCATGGAAGCAGTAGGAATGGAAGTGACTATAGAGATTATTGGATAACTATGGCCAATGCAAATGGTTTTATGGTTTTTGCACCAGAATTTTCAGACTCTAATTATCCTGGTTTGGGCGACAGTTACCTCATGGCTAATATCTTTGATGATGGTGATAATCCAAGTCTATCATCTTATAACAATCCTGACGAATGGACGTTTTCTGTTTTAGACCCCATTTTTGAAGACATAAAATCAGATATATCTGGCACACAAGAAGTTTATAATGGATGGGGACATTCAGGGGGTGCACAATTTCTACATCGCTTTATCATGTACATGCCAAGTAGTAAACTAGATGTTGCGGTTTGTTCAAACGCTGGTTGGTATACGGTGCCTGAAAACACAGTGTCTTTTCCTTATGGTATATTAAACGGACAGTTGCCCAGTAGTACTTTAATAACTGCATTTTCAAAAAAGCTTATCGTACATCTAGGACAGAACGATACCGACCCTAATTCTCCAGGATTACGGCGTAATAACGTTGTGGATAATCAACAAGGGATCCATCGTTTAGAGAGAGGTCAATATTTTTTTAGCACGAGCCAATCAATAGCACAAGGGCTAAACACAGCTTTTAATTGGGAAAAGCACGAGGTTGCTGGAATAGGACATGATGCCCAGCAGATGGCCAACGCTGCCCTGCCTTATATCTTGATGAGAACTTTGTCTCCAACTGAATATGAATCAAAAACAGACGTTAACCTTTATCCCAATCCTACATCAAACCACATTTTTTTTGATAATTCAAGTGTAAGACTCAAAAAAGTGAAGCTTTACACTAGTCATGGCCAGTTTGTAAAAACCTTCGAATTTAGCACCTTTGAAAAATCACAAAAAATTAATTTATCAGATTTGAATTCAGGGCTTTATATTCTTAAAATAAATGAGAACTATATAAAGTTATTGAAAAAATAA
- a CDS encoding helix-turn-helix domain-containing protein, with product MKRSKILERIRKVRAKYIDIFVDNTFDLSGRIQYLLDKKGMEQKDLARELKKNESEISKWLSGSHNFTLKTLAKIEAVLGERLLEVVANEGATVNKIEIILLKQSTIY from the coding sequence ATGAAAAGAAGTAAGATTTTAGAAAGAATAAGAAAAGTTCGAGCTAAGTATATTGATATTTTTGTTGATAATACATTCGATTTATCCGGTAGAATACAATATCTACTAGATAAGAAGGGAATGGAACAAAAAGATTTAGCTAGGGAATTAAAAAAGAATGAATCTGAAATTAGTAAATGGTTATCAGGTTCTCATAACTTTACATTGAAAACTTTAGCAAAAATTGAAGCTGTTTTAGGTGAAAGATTGTTAGAAGTAGTCGCTAACGAAGGAGCAACGGTAAATAAAATTGAGATTATTTTGTTGAAACAAAGCACAATTTACTAA
- the iadA gene encoding beta-aspartyl-peptidase, whose translation MLNLLRNTQLYAPSKMGKKDILIANDKIIAIEDNLSEFENKHVKIIDAEGKIVTPGLIDQHIHVIGAGGKEGFGSMTPEVKLSELIACGTTTVCSLLGTDGTARNIRTLYAKVKGLNQEGISAYMFSGYYGMDTVTITESIQGDMLFIDKVLGVKIAISDIRSSYPSATDLVRKLRDIMVGGMVGGKKGILHIHLGNLPSKMDLLFELVNDFHFPIKHISPTHVGRSKELFDQAIEFAKLGGMIDITTAASQYTAPYKSVLYALEHGVDISKMTFSTDGHAGLTKFDEEGSAIGVRKAPIDKNLSETLLLVKEGKLPIEKAFQLVTSNPAENLGLKHKGSIQVGNDADFCFFDEDLTLTDVFAKGQQMMKNKKIIVKGNFEL comes from the coding sequence ATGCTAAATTTACTTAGAAATACACAATTATACGCCCCATCAAAAATGGGTAAAAAAGATATTTTGATAGCAAATGATAAAATCATAGCTATTGAAGATAACCTTAGCGAATTTGAAAATAAACATGTAAAGATTATTGATGCTGAAGGCAAAATAGTAACCCCTGGCTTAATAGATCAACATATACATGTCATAGGTGCTGGTGGTAAAGAAGGTTTTGGGTCTATGACGCCAGAAGTAAAACTTAGCGAACTCATTGCCTGTGGTACAACAACCGTTTGTAGTCTTTTGGGAACAGATGGCACTGCCAGAAACATCAGAACTTTATATGCAAAAGTAAAAGGCTTAAATCAAGAAGGCATTTCAGCATACATGTTTAGCGGTTATTATGGTATGGACACCGTAACCATAACAGAGAGTATTCAAGGTGATATGTTGTTTATTGATAAAGTATTGGGTGTAAAAATAGCCATTAGTGATATTCGATCTTCTTATCCATCGGCTACAGATTTGGTAAGAAAACTTAGAGACATCATGGTAGGTGGCATGGTTGGAGGCAAAAAAGGGATACTACATATTCATTTAGGAAACTTACCCAGCAAAATGGACCTGTTGTTTGAATTGGTTAATGACTTTCACTTTCCTATTAAACACATCTCTCCAACGCATGTTGGCCGTTCAAAAGAGCTTTTTGACCAAGCAATAGAATTTGCCAAACTTGGCGGTATGATAGATATAACAACAGCGGCATCTCAATATACAGCGCCTTATAAATCGGTTTTATATGCATTAGAACACGGTGTAGATATTAGCAAAATGACCTTTAGTACAGATGGCCATGCAGGCTTAACAAAATTTGATGAAGAGGGTAGCGCCATTGGCGTAAGAAAAGCACCAATAGATAAAAATTTATCTGAAACCTTACTATTGGTCAAAGAAGGTAAGTTACCAATTGAAAAAGCCTTTCAACTAGTCACCAGTAATCCTGCTGAAAACTTAGGGCTTAAGCACAAAGGAAGCATACAAGTTGGTAATGATGCCGACTTCTGTTTTTTTGATGAAGACTTAACTCTTACTGATGTGTTTGCAAAAGGACAACAGATGATGAAAAATAAAAAAATTATAGTTAAAGGAAATTTTGAACTATAG
- a CDS encoding cyanophycinase: MKIINLTLNLLKILSIFSLLILLFSCQETINNSEKTQSQSIGPTNGALLIGGGGITDEMWQVFYDFADGKSAKLVIIPTAFDENSINYDPEFKILKRQFTARGFDDILFMHTRDTLVADSDEFVQPLKTATAVWLTGGRQWRTADAYLDTKTHLELKNVLKRGGIIGGHSAGASIQGSYLARGGRDLNGNYKIISNSEVGFGFVTNTAFDQHHLDRNRQYDMFDLLKIRPELLGVGIDEDTGILVQGNEFQVIGNRYVSIYDNTFWSPYFNEIDTLETGKNKFYILKNGDKYNLKERRVQRNKFLEPKDIASNEQKEYLGTYLFEKSKVFWNNIVIENDTLKFQIVRRNSVRDPIPIYTYEKDIFFDTDAELWFHFKRDSLGKIIGFVKKTHKFIHGLNQRFNKIAESHTADKELR, from the coding sequence ATGAAAATCATTAATTTGACATTAAATCTTCTCAAAATTCTATCAATATTCTCGCTTCTGATTTTATTATTTTCTTGCCAAGAGACAATAAATAACTCGGAAAAAACTCAAAGTCAATCTATCGGACCAACTAATGGAGCGTTGTTAATTGGTGGTGGTGGAATAACAGATGAAATGTGGCAAGTGTTTTATGATTTCGCTGATGGAAAGTCAGCTAAACTTGTTATAATTCCAACCGCTTTTGATGAAAATTCGATAAACTATGACCCAGAATTTAAAATTTTAAAAAGACAGTTTACTGCACGGGGATTTGATGACATTCTATTTATGCACACAAGAGATACTTTGGTTGCAGATAGCGATGAATTTGTACAACCTTTAAAAACTGCAACAGCAGTTTGGTTAACAGGCGGAAGGCAATGGCGAACAGCAGATGCTTATTTAGATACTAAAACTCATTTAGAATTAAAAAACGTTTTAAAACGTGGCGGAATTATTGGGGGACATTCGGCAGGCGCATCTATTCAAGGTTCTTATTTAGCAAGAGGCGGAAGAGATCTAAATGGCAATTACAAAATAATTAGCAATTCCGAAGTAGGATTTGGATTTGTAACGAATACCGCTTTTGACCAACATCATCTTGATAGAAACAGACAGTATGATATGTTTGATTTATTAAAAATTAGACCGGAATTGTTAGGTGTTGGTATAGATGAAGATACTGGGATTTTAGTACAAGGAAATGAATTTCAAGTTATTGGTAATAGATATGTGTCAATTTATGATAACACATTTTGGTCGCCCTATTTCAATGAGATTGACACACTCGAAACTGGAAAAAATAAATTCTATATTTTAAAAAATGGAGACAAATATAATCTAAAAGAGAGACGTGTTCAACGAAATAAGTTTTTAGAACCAAAAGACATTGCTTCCAACGAGCAAAAGGAATATTTAGGTACTTATTTATTTGAAAAAAGCAAGGTATTTTGGAACAACATCGTAATTGAAAATGACACTTTGAAATTCCAAATTGTACGTAGAAATAGTGTTCGTGACCCGATTCCAATATACACATACGAAAAAGACATATTCTTTGATACAGACGCAGAATTATGGTTTCACTTTAAACGAGATAGTTTAGGGAAAATCATTGGATTTGTTAAAAAAACACATAAATTTATCCATGGTCTAAACCAAAGATTTAATAAGATTGCTGAAAGTCATACTGCCGACAAAGAACTGAGGTAA
- the dcuC gene encoding C4-dicarboxylate transporter DcuC: MEYLGVIIALVFIVIVARLLLKKQNPHAVLLVSGLLMLCISYFLNYKLPVLKEETGFIGFDFFRYIKESFSKTNAGVGLMIMAIGGFVAYIDKIGASKALVHVAMKPLKLFKKKPYIAASMVIPIGQILFVSIPSAAGLSLLLMASLFPILVNLGVSRLSAVSVITATTAFGMGPASAITVSASALCDIPIIDYLVDYQIPLVWPLSISMMVTYYFVNKHFDKKIEKEKVVETESDKKSDVPVIYALIPILPIILLIVFSKLFNLFPSPIALDTTTAMFISLFIALIFEAIRRRNIKEVFDTLKIFWSGMGNIFKTVVTLIITADIFAKGLISLGLIDGLLAFAQNAGFGAIGIGIVMSVMIFLASMLMGSGNASFFAFGPLVPKISKALGVESSSIILPMQFSASMGRTVSPVAGVIIATAEIAQVSAISIVKRNIIPLGVALIIMLTYHFI, translated from the coding sequence ATGGAATACTTAGGAGTAATTATAGCGCTTGTTTTTATAGTCATTGTAGCCCGGTTGCTATTAAAAAAACAAAATCCACATGCCGTCTTATTGGTTTCTGGATTGCTAATGCTATGTATCTCTTATTTTTTAAATTACAAATTGCCTGTCTTAAAAGAGGAAACTGGTTTTATTGGCTTTGATTTTTTTAGATACATCAAAGAATCTTTTAGTAAAACCAATGCTGGCGTAGGTCTTATGATCATGGCCATTGGTGGTTTTGTTGCTTATATTGATAAAATTGGCGCTTCTAAGGCCTTGGTTCATGTCGCTATGAAACCACTAAAGCTTTTTAAGAAAAAACCTTACATAGCTGCTTCTATGGTTATACCTATAGGTCAAATATTATTTGTTTCTATCCCATCTGCAGCAGGTTTAAGTTTATTGCTCATGGCATCATTATTTCCAATACTGGTCAATTTAGGAGTAAGCAGATTATCGGCAGTGTCTGTAATTACAGCAACAACGGCCTTTGGCATGGGACCAGCATCTGCCATAACTGTAAGTGCCTCAGCATTATGCGACATACCAATTATAGATTATTTAGTAGACTATCAAATTCCTTTAGTATGGCCGTTGAGCATTTCAATGATGGTGACCTATTATTTTGTAAATAAACATTTTGACAAGAAAATCGAAAAAGAAAAGGTGGTAGAAACCGAAAGTGATAAAAAATCAGACGTTCCTGTAATTTATGCGCTCATCCCCATTTTACCCATAATTCTGCTCATTGTTTTTTCAAAACTATTCAACTTATTTCCTTCACCCATCGCATTAGACACCACTACAGCCATGTTTATTAGTCTATTTATAGCCTTGATATTCGAAGCGATTAGAAGAAGAAATATCAAAGAGGTTTTTGATACGCTAAAAATATTTTGGAGCGGAATGGGTAACATTTTTAAGACTGTAGTCACCTTAATTATAACAGCTGATATTTTTGCAAAAGGATTGATAAGTTTAGGTCTTATAGATGGTTTGCTAGCTTTTGCTCAAAATGCAGGTTTTGGAGCAATTGGGATAGGTATTGTTATGTCTGTGATGATATTTTTAGCCTCCATGCTTATGGGTAGTGGAAATGCTTCATTTTTTGCTTTTGGCCCTCTAGTCCCAAAAATCTCAAAAGCCTTGGGGGTTGAATCTAGCTCTATAATTTTACCTATGCAATTTTCAGCTTCAATGGGACGAACTGTTTCTCCTGTTGCTGGTGTCATTATTGCAACGGCTGAAATTGCTCAGGTATCTGCCATATCTATAGTGAAACGAAATATCATCCCCTTAGGAGTGGCTTTAATCATCATGTTAACCTATCATTTTATCTAG
- a CDS encoding M14 family metallopeptidase: MKKLVIILILIMSFTIHAQFSPQTKKITNKFFPDSEEVLNTTPALQKKRGFTNYKELIAFLDKLVNEHSDIVSLSYIGESQKKRQIPLVKLVVPNGKEKIKVWMQGGLHGNEPASTESMLYLLDRLLNDESYADILENIELAVVPMANIDGYLKNDRYAANGLDLNRDQTKLMAPESVVLKQAFSNFNPDVGLDFHEYRPYRRDYARMGDFGLTNMYDAMFLFSGNLNVPQNLRTLTDELFVENARQHLDEYGYTHQPYISTRKVEGDIHINQGSISSRSSASNYALTNTISSLIEIRGVGLGKTSFKRRIHSSFLIAISYLKTASEHMNLVKDEIEIATAQTNDVVLESNRGIYKDSVQFIDINTNEYVQFEMTVRDAWKAEAKLTRARPKAYIIEANQTEIIQKLQTLGIKIEFLEEDKTYEVETYEVASVYRKPIRYEKMKLQTVEVDLKKEGKTFNKGTAIVMMNQRRANIAAEVLEPEAPNSFVSFGILRTNKGETLPIYRLLN, encoded by the coding sequence ATGAAAAAACTAGTTATCATATTAATTTTAATAATGAGCTTTACCATCCATGCTCAATTTAGTCCTCAGACTAAAAAAATTACCAATAAATTCTTTCCAGACAGTGAAGAAGTTTTAAACACAACGCCAGCGCTTCAAAAGAAAAGAGGATTTACCAATTATAAAGAGCTGATTGCATTTCTAGATAAATTAGTTAATGAGCACTCAGATATAGTATCCTTATCCTATATAGGAGAAAGTCAAAAAAAGAGACAAATTCCCTTAGTAAAGTTGGTCGTACCCAACGGAAAAGAAAAAATAAAAGTCTGGATGCAAGGCGGCTTACACGGTAATGAGCCTGCAAGTACAGAATCTATGCTGTATTTACTAGACCGCCTGCTTAATGATGAATCTTATGCTGATATTTTAGAAAATATAGAACTTGCAGTTGTACCTATGGCCAATATAGATGGGTATCTTAAAAATGATAGATATGCTGCTAACGGACTAGATTTAAACAGAGACCAAACCAAACTCATGGCGCCAGAGAGTGTGGTATTAAAACAGGCGTTTTCTAACTTTAATCCAGATGTAGGTTTAGATTTTCATGAATATAGACCTTACCGGAGAGACTATGCCAGAATGGGAGATTTTGGACTGACTAATATGTATGATGCTATGTTTCTGTTCAGTGGAAACCTGAATGTTCCACAAAACTTAAGAACGTTAACCGACGAATTATTCGTAGAAAACGCAAGGCAACACTTAGATGAATATGGATATACCCATCAACCTTATATATCTACTCGAAAAGTAGAAGGCGATATTCATATTAATCAAGGATCAATTAGCTCAAGATCAAGTGCCTCAAATTACGCTTTAACCAATACCATATCTTCATTAATAGAAATAAGAGGTGTTGGTTTGGGTAAAACGTCCTTCAAGCGGAGAATACATTCTAGTTTTCTCATTGCCATATCCTATTTAAAAACAGCTTCAGAACACATGAATCTGGTAAAAGATGAAATTGAAATTGCAACAGCTCAAACTAATGATGTTGTTTTAGAAAGTAATAGAGGAATATATAAAGACTCAGTTCAATTTATTGATATAAATACGAATGAATATGTCCAATTTGAAATGACTGTGCGCGATGCCTGGAAAGCTGAAGCAAAACTCACTAGAGCACGCCCAAAAGCCTATATCATTGAGGCAAATCAGACTGAAATCATTCAAAAACTACAAACCTTAGGGATTAAAATTGAATTTCTAGAAGAAGATAAAACCTATGAGGTAGAAACCTACGAAGTGGCTTCCGTTTACAGAAAACCAATTCGGTATGAGAAAATGAAACTACAAACGGTCGAAGTAGATTTAAAAAAAGAAGGAAAAACTTTTAATAAGGGTACTGCAATCGTCATGATGAACCAACGGCGTGCAAATATCGCAGCAGAGGTTTTAGAACCAGAAGCCCCAAATAGCTTTGTGAGTTTTGGTATTTTAAGAACAAACAAAGGCGAAACTTTACCCATTTATAGATTACTTAACTAA
- a CDS encoding lamin tail domain-containing protein, with translation MSKSKTLNGIFGIFLLSLLQYSCTTDDILPALELTTSDTNLSEDEGSIQITATLNSTSSETVTVPLLISGTATEGVDFSISATEITISNGQTSGSISLNGLQDQDIEGVENLNISLESGAGFLVLSGSSLEIQILDDDTDTDNDGVLDSDDECVDVAGDIENNGCPFLGFLINEVNYDPASGALGDANGDGTRSPLNDEFIEFFNSGSALDISGYTLSDADQIRHTFPQGTILPVNSVLVVFGGGTPTGAFGGAIVQTASEGQLNMSNSGDFMTLADPSGDPVLTFDVEPLSNNPNESYTRNPDLIGEFEQHAGLDAANGALFSPGTKLDGSSF, from the coding sequence ATGAGTAAAAGCAAGACTTTAAACGGTATTTTTGGCATTTTTTTGCTAAGTCTTTTACAGTACTCCTGTACTACAGATGATATTTTACCTGCTTTAGAATTGACAACAAGTGATACCAACCTAAGCGAAGATGAGGGTAGTATTCAAATAACGGCAACCTTAAATTCAACAAGTAGTGAAACTGTAACGGTACCTCTGCTAATTAGTGGTACTGCAACTGAGGGTGTTGATTTCTCTATTTCTGCAACAGAAATTACAATTAGCAACGGACAAACTTCTGGAAGTATTTCCCTCAATGGGCTTCAAGACCAAGACATCGAAGGTGTGGAAAACCTAAACATCTCCTTAGAGAGTGGTGCAGGATTTCTAGTTTTATCAGGTTCTAGCTTAGAGATACAAATTTTGGATGATGATACAGATACCGATAACGATGGTGTTTTGGATTCTGATGATGAATGTGTCGATGTAGCTGGCGATATCGAAAACAACGGCTGTCCTTTTTTAGGATTTTTAATAAATGAAGTTAATTACGATCCTGCCTCAGGTGCTCTAGGAGATGCTAACGGAGATGGCACAAGAAGTCCTCTTAATGATGAATTTATAGAATTTTTTAATTCTGGTTCAGCTTTAGATATTTCAGGCTATACCCTTTCAGACGCAGATCAAATTAGGCATACTTTTCCTCAAGGAACTATTTTACCAGTAAATAGTGTATTAGTCGTTTTTGGCGGAGGCACACCAACAGGTGCTTTTGGTGGAGCAATTGTTCAAACCGCATCAGAAGGTCAATTAAATATGAGTAACTCTGGAGATTTTATGACTCTAGCAGACCCAAGTGGAGATCCAGTATTAACCTTTGATGTTGAGCCTTTATCCAATAATCCAAATGAGTCTTATACACGTAATCCAGACCTTATAGGAGAATTTGAACAACACGCAGGACTAGATGCTGCAAATGGGGCTTTGTTTTCTCCAGGTACAAAACTAGACGGGAGTTCTTTCTAA